One Streptomyces sp. L2 genomic window carries:
- a CDS encoding DUF3040 domain-containing protein, with product MHNWEPPEDVRLSARERLALLEIEADLKRDRRLAHRMGEESRGASLPLAVLLLAAASVFVAVAGVRTSDAALLWCFVLLWPLTLLQAFRLLCRTVRHHRGGDRAARPWHGG from the coding sequence ATGCACAACTGGGAGCCCCCCGAAGACGTACGACTCTCCGCGCGCGAGCGGCTCGCCCTGCTGGAGATCGAGGCGGACCTCAAGCGGGACCGGCGGCTCGCGCACCGGATGGGCGAGGAGAGCAGGGGCGCCTCGCTGCCGCTGGCCGTCCTGCTGCTCGCGGCCGCGTCGGTCTTCGTGGCCGTGGCGGGCGTCCGCACCTCGGACGCCGCCCTGCTCTGGTGCTTCGTCCTGCTGTGGCCGCTGACCCTGCTCCAGGCCTTCCGGCTGCTCTGCCGTACCGTCCGGCACCACCGGGGCGGCGACCGCGCGGCCCGGCCGTGGCACGGAGGATGA
- a CDS encoding hemerythrin domain-containing protein, which produces MGHGGNVIQELTTDHREVEELFGRIEALPPGAKERKILADQATMELIRHSVAEESYLYPAVREHLTGGDALADKEIEDHAKAEQMMKDLESLEADDPQFDTLMGQLMREIRMHVDDEEQNLFPKLAATCPPDALMDLGDKVRRAKKTAPTRPHPSAPDEPPANKLLAPGAGLVDRMRDMFSGRGKGA; this is translated from the coding sequence ATGGGTCACGGCGGAAACGTCATCCAGGAGCTGACGACCGACCACCGCGAGGTCGAGGAGCTGTTCGGCCGCATCGAGGCGCTGCCGCCCGGCGCCAAGGAGCGCAAGATCCTGGCCGACCAGGCCACGATGGAGCTGATCCGCCACTCGGTGGCGGAGGAGTCCTACCTGTACCCGGCGGTGCGCGAGCACCTGACGGGCGGCGACGCGCTGGCCGACAAGGAGATCGAGGACCACGCCAAGGCCGAGCAGATGATGAAGGACCTGGAGAGTCTGGAGGCGGACGATCCCCAGTTCGACACGCTCATGGGTCAGCTGATGCGCGAGATCCGTATGCATGTGGACGACGAGGAGCAGAACCTCTTCCCGAAGCTGGCGGCGACCTGTCCCCCGGACGCGCTGATGGACCTGGGCGACAAGGTGCGCCGGGCGAAGAAGACGGCGCCGACCCGGCCGCACCCGTCGGCGCCGGACGAGCCGCCGGCCAACAAGCTGCTGGCCCCCGGGGCCGGGCTCGTCGACCGGATGCGCGACATGTTCTCGGGACGGGGCAAGGGCGCCTGA
- a CDS encoding NAD-dependent epimerase/dehydratase family protein — MTGDTLPCPWQRAVVTGGAGFLGSHLCERLLDSGVEVDCADNLVCGRRENVAHLDGRPGFRYLPCDVSAPACPEQLTGPYDLVLHFACPASPADYLRLPLQTLDAGSLGTRNALRIAERDGARFLLASTSEVYGDPLVHPRHEGYRGNVNPVGPRSVYDESKRFAEALVTAHAGTRGTDAGIVRLFNTYGPRMRAHDGRAVPTFISQALAGEPLTVTGDGRQTRSLCYVDDTVDGVLRVAASRSVRPVNIGGSDEITMADLARRVVDLTGSISPIAFIDRPVDDPGRRRPDTTLAHELLGWSPQVPWEEGLKQTIAYFAALPTDGGPDPQPTDGGPGLPPADGGPDPQS, encoded by the coding sequence ATGACTGGTGACACCCTGCCCTGTCCCTGGCAGCGGGCCGTCGTGACCGGCGGCGCCGGCTTCCTCGGCTCCCACCTGTGCGAACGGCTGCTGGATTCAGGCGTCGAAGTCGATTGCGCGGACAACCTGGTCTGCGGGCGGCGCGAGAACGTCGCCCACCTCGACGGCAGGCCGGGCTTCCGCTACCTGCCCTGCGACGTGTCCGCGCCCGCCTGCCCCGAACAGCTGACGGGACCGTACGACCTGGTCCTGCACTTCGCCTGCCCCGCGTCCCCCGCCGACTATCTGCGCCTGCCCCTGCAGACCCTGGACGCCGGCAGCCTCGGCACCCGCAACGCCCTGCGGATCGCCGAACGGGACGGCGCCCGGTTCCTGCTGGCCTCCACCTCCGAGGTGTACGGCGACCCGCTCGTGCATCCGCGGCACGAGGGCTACCGGGGCAACGTCAACCCGGTCGGCCCGCGCAGCGTCTACGACGAGTCGAAGCGGTTCGCCGAGGCCCTGGTCACCGCGCACGCCGGCACCCGGGGCACCGACGCCGGGATCGTCCGGCTGTTCAACACCTACGGGCCCCGGATGCGCGCCCACGACGGCCGGGCCGTGCCCACCTTCATCAGCCAGGCCCTCGCCGGGGAGCCGCTCACCGTGACCGGCGACGGCCGGCAGACGCGCTCCCTGTGCTACGTCGACGACACCGTCGACGGCGTGCTCCGGGTCGCCGCGAGCCGGTCCGTGCGGCCCGTCAACATCGGCGGCAGCGACGAGATCACCATGGCCGACCTGGCCCGCCGCGTCGTCGACCTGACCGGCTCCATCTCCCCGATCGCGTTCATCGACCGGCCCGTCGACGACCCCGGCCGGCGCCGCCCCGACACCACCCTCGCCCACGAACTGCTCGGCTGGTCGCCCCAGGTGCCGTGGGAGGAGGGCCTGAAGCAGACCATCGCCTACTTCGCCGCCCTCCCGACGGACGGCGGGCCGGACCCGCAGCCGACCGATGGAGGACCGGGCCTGCCGCCGGCGGACGGAGGACCGGACCCGCAGAGCTGA
- a CDS encoding carbamoyltransferase C-terminal domain-containing protein, whose amino-acid sequence MHVLGINALFHDPAAALLTDGTVVAAAEEERFSRRKHGKRPLPFSAWELPERSARWCLEQAGLTPADLDAVAYSYDPALACPADRMGLNDPWDHLRQEYARRAPEFLAEALPGLDPAKVRFVPHHVAHAASAGPVSPYPDCAVLVLDGRGECGSHLAGHCTGRELTVLATQELPDSLGLFYEDLTQHLGFLRSSDEFKVMALASYGTPRFADRLREYVHAGDEGGFRARPVPWPELVPARPPGGSWHQDHADLAASAQLVLEEAMLGLARWLRERTGEDALTLAGGVALNCVANTRLWRESGFEHVWVQPAAGDAGTALGAAAHVAGRKDTLEPMPTAALGRGWSDGEPRAWLERAAVPYEEPADIAETAAETLAGDGIVAWFQGRSEYGPRALGHRSLLAHPGRPENLERLNAVKGREEFRPVAPMVLAERAAELFDGPLPSPHMLFVHDVAAGWRDRIPAVVHVDGTARIQTVDRADEPLVARMIDGFERRTGLPVVVNTSLNTAGRPMVDDPRDALECFGSAPVDLLALGPFAIRRAKAFA is encoded by the coding sequence ATGCACGTCCTTGGAATCAACGCACTCTTCCACGACCCCGCCGCCGCCCTCCTCACCGACGGCACGGTCGTGGCGGCGGCCGAGGAGGAGCGGTTCTCCCGCCGCAAGCACGGCAAGCGGCCCCTGCCGTTCTCCGCCTGGGAACTGCCCGAGCGGTCGGCCCGCTGGTGCCTGGAACAGGCCGGCCTCACCCCGGCCGACCTGGACGCCGTCGCCTACTCCTACGACCCCGCGCTCGCCTGCCCCGCCGACCGGATGGGCCTGAACGACCCCTGGGACCACCTGCGCCAGGAGTACGCCCGCCGGGCCCCCGAGTTCCTCGCCGAGGCCCTGCCCGGCCTGGACCCCGCGAAGGTGCGGTTCGTCCCCCACCACGTGGCGCACGCCGCCTCCGCCGGACCCGTCTCCCCCTACCCGGACTGCGCCGTCCTCGTCCTCGACGGCCGCGGCGAGTGCGGCTCCCACCTGGCCGGCCACTGCACCGGCCGCGAGCTGACCGTCCTCGCCACCCAGGAACTGCCCGACTCCCTCGGCCTGTTCTACGAGGACCTCACCCAGCACCTCGGATTCCTGCGCAGCAGCGACGAGTTCAAGGTCATGGCCCTCGCCTCCTACGGCACCCCGCGCTTCGCCGACCGGCTGCGCGAGTACGTCCACGCCGGCGACGAGGGCGGCTTCCGTGCCCGCCCGGTCCCGTGGCCCGAACTGGTGCCGGCCCGGCCGCCCGGCGGATCCTGGCACCAGGACCACGCCGACCTCGCCGCCAGTGCCCAACTGGTGCTGGAGGAGGCCATGCTCGGCCTCGCCCGCTGGCTGCGCGAACGCACCGGCGAGGACGCCCTCACCCTGGCCGGCGGCGTCGCCCTCAACTGCGTCGCCAACACCCGGCTGTGGCGGGAGAGCGGCTTTGAGCACGTGTGGGTGCAGCCCGCCGCCGGAGACGCCGGCACCGCGCTCGGCGCCGCCGCGCACGTCGCCGGCCGGAAGGACACCCTGGAGCCGATGCCCACCGCCGCGCTCGGCCGCGGCTGGAGCGACGGTGAACCGCGCGCCTGGCTGGAGCGGGCGGCCGTGCCCTACGAGGAGCCCGCCGACATCGCCGAGACGGCCGCCGAGACCCTGGCCGGTGACGGCATCGTCGCCTGGTTCCAGGGGCGCAGCGAATACGGGCCGCGCGCCCTCGGTCACCGCTCCCTGCTGGCGCACCCCGGCCGCCCGGAGAACCTGGAACGGCTCAACGCGGTCAAGGGACGCGAGGAGTTCCGGCCCGTCGCGCCCATGGTCCTGGCCGAGCGGGCCGCCGAACTCTTCGACGGGCCGCTGCCCAGCCCGCACATGCTGTTCGTGCACGACGTCGCCGCCGGCTGGCGCGACCGCATTCCGGCCGTCGTCCACGTCGACGGCACCGCCCGCATCCAGACCGTGGACCGCGCCGACGAACCCCTCGTGGCCCGCATGATCGACGGTTTCGAACGGCGCACCGGGCTGCCCGTGGTCGTCAACACCAGCCTCAACACCGCCGGCCGGCCCATGGTCGACGACCCCCGCGACGCCCTGGAGTGCTTCGGCTCGGCCCCCGTCGACCTGCTCGCCCTCGGCCCGTTCGCGATCCGCCGCGCGAAGGCGTTCGCATGA
- a CDS encoding glycosyltransferase has product MSPAPAYSVVVPTIGRPCLAECLRALAAAEGHPPHEVIVVDDRPAPDGDLPLEPAGLLLDRVRTLRTGGRGPAAARNAGWRTVRTPWTVFLDDDVQVLSHWSRLLAEDLRAAGEDVGGIQGRLRVPLPLDRRPTDWERNTAGLENAAWATADMAYRTAALTRVDGFDERFPRAFREDADLALRVQRAGWTLCRGSRITCHPVRPAHWWASLPVQRGNADDVLMNRLHGRDWWTRAQASRGRLPRHLAVTGAALAAASCALAGRRRTAVALAALWTLGTAEFALTRILPGPRIAREIAGMLGTSVLIPPLATRHWLRGVVRHRHAVPLGGDR; this is encoded by the coding sequence ATGAGCCCCGCGCCCGCCTACAGCGTCGTCGTCCCGACGATCGGCCGCCCCTGCCTCGCCGAGTGCCTGCGCGCGCTCGCCGCGGCCGAGGGGCACCCGCCGCACGAGGTGATCGTCGTCGACGACCGGCCCGCCCCCGACGGCGACCTGCCGCTGGAGCCCGCCGGGCTCCTCCTCGACCGGGTCCGCACCCTGCGCACCGGTGGCCGGGGCCCGGCCGCCGCCCGCAACGCCGGCTGGCGGACCGTGCGCACCCCCTGGACCGTCTTCCTCGACGACGACGTCCAGGTGCTGTCCCACTGGTCCCGGCTGCTCGCCGAGGACCTGCGGGCGGCCGGGGAGGACGTCGGCGGCATCCAGGGGCGGTTGCGTGTCCCCCTGCCCCTGGACCGCCGGCCCACCGACTGGGAACGCAACACCGCCGGCCTGGAGAACGCCGCCTGGGCCACGGCCGACATGGCCTACCGGACGGCCGCCCTCACCCGCGTCGACGGCTTCGACGAGCGGTTCCCGCGCGCCTTCCGGGAGGACGCCGACCTCGCGCTGCGCGTCCAGCGGGCCGGCTGGACCCTGTGCCGGGGCAGCCGGATCACCTGCCACCCGGTCCGCCCGGCCCACTGGTGGGCCTCGCTGCCCGTGCAGCGCGGCAACGCCGACGACGTGCTGATGAACCGGCTGCACGGGCGCGACTGGTGGACCCGCGCCCAGGCATCCCGGGGACGACTGCCCCGGCACCTGGCCGTGACCGGTGCCGCGCTCGCCGCCGCCTCCTGCGCCCTGGCCGGCCGCCGCCGGACCGCCGTCGCGCTCGCCGCCCTGTGGACCCTGGGCACGGCCGAGTTCGCGCTCACCCGCATCCTGCCCGGCCCGCGCATCGCCCGCGAGATCGCCGGGATGCTCGGCACCAGCGTCCTCATCCCGCCGCTCGCCACCCGGCACTGGCTGCGCGGAGTGGTCCGCCACCGGCACGCCGTACCCCTCGGAGGCGACCGGTGA
- a CDS encoding HAD family hydrolase: MSTGHFRELPLAAVLFDRDGTLVHDVPYNGDPDRVRLLPGAAEAVALARSAGLATGVVSNQSGVGRGLLTEDEVRRVDERVDALLGGLDTWLHCPHLPDAGCPCRKPRPGLILAAAARLGVSPHACLVIGDIAADVEAAHAAGARAALVPNAATAPAETERYAAEHAPDALTALRRALAQTPAPAGTQAPRTPPKRPEAGAAVHASDAPATVHGSGAVVNGATSAMPATGRTPVAPATVRTLEARATGATSDARVTGRTPVAPATVRTLEARATGATSDARATGRTPEEPATVHTPDARAAGDTSGAPALGHPGVPSSPRAQDGTRPRSVPRPNGETRRAVGRWSP; encoded by the coding sequence GTGAGCACCGGGCACTTCCGTGAACTTCCGCTCGCAGCTGTCCTGTTCGACCGGGACGGCACCCTCGTCCACGACGTGCCGTACAACGGCGACCCGGACCGGGTACGGCTGCTGCCCGGCGCCGCGGAGGCCGTCGCCCTGGCCCGCTCGGCGGGCCTGGCCACCGGCGTGGTCAGCAACCAGTCCGGCGTCGGCCGCGGCCTGCTCACCGAGGACGAGGTCCGCCGCGTCGACGAGCGCGTGGACGCCCTCCTCGGCGGCCTGGACACCTGGCTCCACTGCCCCCACCTCCCGGACGCCGGCTGCCCCTGCCGCAAGCCCAGGCCCGGACTGATCCTCGCGGCGGCGGCCCGCCTCGGCGTCTCCCCGCACGCCTGCCTGGTCATCGGGGACATCGCCGCCGACGTGGAAGCCGCCCACGCGGCGGGCGCCCGCGCCGCACTCGTCCCCAACGCGGCCACCGCCCCGGCGGAAACGGAACGCTACGCCGCCGAGCACGCCCCCGACGCCCTCACGGCCCTCCGCCGGGCCCTGGCCCAAACCCCGGCACCAGCGGGGACCCAGGCCCCCCGCACGCCACCGAAACGCCCCGAAGCCGGAGCAGCCGTGCACGCGTCGGACGCGCCGGCCACCGTGCACGGGTCCGGGGCAGTCGTCAACGGGGCCACGTCTGCCATGCCCGCGACCGGGCGCACCCCGGTTGCGCCGGCCACCGTGCGCACGCTGGAGGCGCGTGCCACCGGGGCCACGTCTGACGCGCGCGTGACCGGGCGCACCCCGGTTGCGCCGGCCACCGTGCGCACGCTGGAGGCGCGTGCCACCGGGGCCACGTCTGACGCGCGCGCGACCGGGCGCACCCCGGAGGAGCCGGCCACCGTGCACACGCCGGACGCGCGAGCGGCGGGGGACACGTCCGGCGCGCCCGCCCTCGGGCACCCGGGGGTCCCGTCAAGCCCCCGTGCACAGGACGGGACACGGCCCCGCTCCGTGCCCCGGCCGAACGGTGAGACGCGCCGAGCGGTGGGGCGGTGGTCGCCGTGA
- a CDS encoding glycosyltransferase family 9 protein, whose translation MKALVVRLDSFGDVLLAGPAVRAVAAGCSHVSMLCGPRGADAARMLPGVDEVLVWEAPWEGFDPPPVIPADVDALLTRLRAAALDTALILTSFHQSPLPTALLLRLAGVGRIGADSVGHPGRLLDVRRRRLPERHEAEAALDTATALGFPRPAGDDGRLRVVPPPDTSALTGHGPYVVLHPGASAPARAWSPDRCVEAVALLADAGHRVVVTGGPGERPLTRRVAGDLAVDLGGRTTARTLAGVLRMADAVVSANTGPAHLAAAVGTPVVSLFAPVVPAGRWAPYGVPVILLGDPSAPCADTRALVCPVPGHPCLDEVTGQDVVRAVHKLMQEGPS comes from the coding sequence GTGAAGGCGCTCGTCGTCCGGCTCGACAGTTTCGGTGACGTCCTGCTCGCCGGGCCCGCCGTGCGGGCCGTCGCCGCCGGCTGCTCCCACGTGAGCATGCTGTGCGGGCCGCGCGGCGCCGACGCCGCCCGGATGCTGCCCGGGGTCGACGAGGTCCTGGTGTGGGAGGCCCCCTGGGAGGGCTTCGACCCGCCCCCGGTGATCCCGGCGGACGTCGACGCACTGCTGACCCGGCTGCGCGCGGCCGCCCTCGACACCGCCCTGATCCTGACCTCCTTCCATCAGAGCCCGCTGCCCACCGCGCTGCTGCTGCGGCTCGCCGGGGTCGGCCGGATCGGCGCCGACAGCGTCGGCCACCCCGGTCGGCTGCTGGACGTACGGCGCCGGCGGCTGCCGGAGCGCCACGAGGCCGAGGCCGCCCTCGACACCGCCACCGCCCTGGGCTTCCCGCGGCCGGCCGGTGACGACGGCCGGCTGCGCGTCGTACCGCCCCCGGACACCAGCGCCCTGACCGGGCACGGCCCGTACGTCGTCCTGCACCCCGGCGCCAGCGCCCCCGCCCGCGCCTGGAGCCCCGACCGGTGCGTGGAGGCCGTCGCCCTGCTCGCCGACGCCGGGCACCGCGTGGTCGTCACCGGCGGCCCCGGCGAGCGGCCCCTGACCCGCCGGGTGGCCGGCGACCTCGCCGTGGACCTCGGCGGCCGCACCACCGCGCGCACCCTCGCCGGTGTGCTGCGCATGGCCGACGCCGTCGTCAGCGCCAACACCGGCCCCGCCCACCTGGCCGCGGCCGTCGGCACCCCCGTGGTGTCGCTGTTCGCGCCGGTGGTCCCGGCCGGCCGCTGGGCGCCGTACGGCGTCCCCGTGATCCTTCTCGGCGACCCGTCGGCGCCGTGCGCGGACACCAGGGCCCTGGTCTGCCCGGTGCCCGGACACCCCTGCCTGGACGAGGTCACCGGGCAGGACGTGGTGCGCGCGGTCCACAAGCTCATGCAGGAGGGCCCCTCATGA
- a CDS encoding glycosyltransferase — translation MNILVWHVHGSWLTAFVQGPYTYLVPVTEDRGPDGLGRAVTWDWPATVQERTPKELWDSDIDLMVLQRPHELDLALRWTGRRPGVDVPAVYVEHNCPGESAERTQHPLAAQSRIPVVHVTHFNRLMWDNGTAPTEVVEHGVIDPGPLWTGAEQRAAVVVNEPVRRGRTTGTDLLPRFACSAPLDVFGMGTDGLAERLGLPPERCRSRDLPQAALHAAMARCRLYLHPVRWTSLGLSLLEAMFLGMPVVALDTTEVREAIPEGAGVVSNRLDVLDEAIRTFLADPEYARLTGDAARTAAQARYGERRFLDDWERLIKEVTR, via the coding sequence ATGAACATCCTCGTCTGGCACGTGCACGGTTCATGGCTCACGGCCTTCGTGCAGGGCCCGTACACCTACCTCGTCCCGGTCACCGAGGACCGCGGGCCCGACGGCCTGGGCCGGGCGGTCACCTGGGACTGGCCCGCCACCGTGCAGGAGCGCACGCCGAAGGAACTCTGGGACAGCGACATCGACCTGATGGTGCTCCAGCGCCCCCACGAACTCGACCTGGCCCTGCGCTGGACCGGCCGGCGCCCCGGCGTGGACGTCCCCGCCGTGTACGTCGAGCACAACTGCCCCGGCGAGTCCGCCGAGCGGACCCAGCACCCGCTGGCCGCGCAGAGCCGGATACCCGTCGTCCACGTCACCCACTTCAACCGGCTGATGTGGGACAACGGCACGGCACCCACCGAGGTCGTCGAGCACGGCGTCATCGACCCCGGCCCGCTGTGGACCGGCGCCGAGCAGCGGGCGGCGGTCGTCGTCAACGAGCCGGTGCGCAGGGGCCGTACGACCGGGACGGACCTGCTGCCCCGCTTCGCCTGCTCGGCCCCGCTCGACGTCTTCGGCATGGGCACCGACGGGCTCGCCGAGCGCCTCGGCCTGCCGCCCGAGCGGTGCCGCAGCCGGGACCTGCCGCAGGCCGCCCTGCACGCGGCGATGGCCCGCTGCCGGCTGTACCTGCACCCGGTGCGCTGGACCTCCCTCGGACTGTCCCTGCTGGAGGCCATGTTCCTCGGCATGCCCGTCGTCGCCCTCGACACCACCGAGGTCAGGGAGGCGATACCCGAGGGCGCCGGGGTGGTCTCCAACCGCCTCGACGTCCTCGACGAGGCCATCAGGACGTTCCTCGCCGACCCGGAGTACGCGCGCCTGACCGGGGACGCCGCCAGGACCGCGGCGCAGGCCCGCTACGGAGAGCGGCGCTTCCTGGACGACTGGGAGCGCCTGATCAAGGAGGTCACCCGATGA
- a CDS encoding glycosyltransferase, which produces MSRSLPSAGRVAMVSEHASPLAALGGPDAGGQNVYVAQVARQLARRGYRVTVYTRRDSTGLPDRVTLIDGVQVVHVPAGPPAPVPKDELLPHMAEFGAFLARQWSAAPPDVAHSHFWMSGLAALAGARGLGIPVVQTYHALGTVKRRYQGADDTSPAERLAIEEAIGHDCARIIATCSDEVAELKAMGLPEDRISVVPCGVDPDQFAPVGPPRAALGWRRRLLAVGRLVPRKGYDRAIRALAGVPDAELLVAGGPEADMLGADPEAERLNNIADDHGVTDRVTLLGGVSRTRMPRLMSSADLVLSLPRYEPFGIVPLEAMACATPVVATAVGGQLDTVVDGTTGVLVPADDGHDLGAVVRDLLADPDLLARYGAAGRRRVLAHYTWDRVAAGVAGVYGAVSSIPSLSGVVR; this is translated from the coding sequence ATGAGCCGCAGTCTGCCCTCGGCCGGGCGCGTCGCCATGGTCTCCGAGCACGCCAGCCCCCTGGCCGCCCTCGGCGGACCGGACGCGGGCGGCCAGAACGTCTACGTGGCGCAGGTCGCCCGGCAGCTCGCCCGCAGGGGGTACCGGGTCACCGTCTACACCCGCCGGGACTCCACCGGGCTGCCGGACCGGGTGACCCTCATCGACGGCGTGCAGGTCGTGCACGTGCCCGCCGGGCCGCCGGCCCCCGTCCCCAAGGACGAACTCCTGCCGCACATGGCCGAGTTCGGCGCCTTCCTGGCCCGGCAGTGGTCGGCGGCCCCGCCCGACGTGGCGCACTCCCACTTCTGGATGTCCGGCCTCGCCGCCCTCGCCGGCGCCCGCGGGCTCGGCATCCCCGTCGTGCAGACCTACCACGCGCTCGGCACCGTCAAGCGGCGCTACCAGGGCGCCGACGACACCAGCCCGGCCGAACGCCTCGCGATCGAGGAGGCCATCGGGCACGACTGCGCCCGCATCATCGCCACCTGCAGCGACGAGGTCGCCGAACTCAAGGCCATGGGCCTGCCCGAGGACCGGATCAGCGTCGTGCCCTGCGGCGTCGACCCCGACCAGTTCGCCCCCGTCGGCCCGCCCCGTGCCGCGCTCGGCTGGCGCAGGCGGCTCCTCGCCGTCGGCCGGCTCGTCCCGCGCAAGGGCTACGACCGCGCGATCCGCGCCCTCGCCGGTGTCCCGGACGCCGAACTCCTCGTCGCCGGCGGTCCCGAGGCCGACATGCTCGGCGCCGACCCGGAGGCCGAGCGGCTGAACAACATCGCCGACGACCACGGCGTCACCGACCGCGTCACCCTGCTCGGCGGGGTCAGCCGCACCCGCATGCCCCGGCTGATGTCCAGCGCCGACCTCGTGCTGTCGCTGCCCCGCTACGAGCCCTTCGGCATCGTCCCGCTGGAGGCGATGGCGTGCGCCACCCCGGTCGTCGCCACCGCGGTCGGCGGCCAGCTCGACACGGTCGTCGACGGCACCACCGGCGTCCTCGTCCCGGCCGACGACGGGCACGACCTCGGCGCAGTCGTCCGTGACCTCCTCGCCGACCCCGACCTGCTCGCCCGCTACGGCGCCGCCGGCCGCCGCCGGGTCCTGGCCCACTACACCTGGGACCGGGTGGCCGCCGGTGTGGCCGGGGTGTACGGCGCCGTGTCCTCGATCCCCTCGCTCTCGGGAGTCGTCCGATGA
- a CDS encoding PfkB family carbohydrate kinase, whose protein sequence is MVVGDALLDHDLCGRAERLAPDAPVPVVHGTRRSSRPGGAALAACLAAADGRPVTLVTALGDDAASHILRGLLAGRVDLVEVPLDGALSSKTRVLAGDRPLLRLDDGEGRARAATEAAVGAVTGAGAVLVADYGRGTAGVLRDALAGAASRLPVVWDPHLRGATPVPGVRLATPSAQEARALARRLGADTEPGDEAGLRTAARDARTLIGAWQARAVAITLGERGALLSHGETPLLVPTPAAAAGDPCGAGDRFAAAAAGLLFDGALTEAAVQGAVHAATRYVAEGGAHALATEDAPPTEPPPDGEATADAVRTAARVRSAGGTVVAGGCFDLLHAGHVALLQAARRAGDCLIVCVNSDDSVRRRKGASRPLVPAADRVRVLRALECVDAVAVFDEDTPERILGELRPHIWAKGGDYARTRLPKQALVESWGGQVLLLPYLEGRSTTTLADRAALAPAPTGGPPR, encoded by the coding sequence GTGGTCGTCGGTGACGCGCTGCTCGATCACGATCTGTGCGGGCGTGCCGAGCGGCTCGCGCCCGACGCGCCGGTGCCGGTGGTGCACGGTACGCGGCGCAGCTCGCGTCCGGGTGGGGCGGCGCTCGCCGCGTGTCTTGCCGCCGCCGACGGGCGGCCCGTCACCCTGGTCACCGCCCTGGGTGACGACGCCGCCAGCCACATCCTGCGGGGCCTGCTGGCCGGGCGCGTCGACCTGGTCGAGGTGCCGCTGGACGGCGCGCTGAGCAGCAAGACCCGTGTCCTCGCCGGGGACCGGCCGCTGTTGCGCCTCGACGACGGCGAGGGCCGCGCCCGTGCGGCCACCGAGGCCGCGGTCGGCGCGGTCACCGGGGCCGGCGCGGTGCTGGTCGCCGACTACGGCCGGGGCACCGCCGGTGTCCTGCGGGACGCGCTGGCCGGTGCCGCCAGCCGCCTACCGGTCGTCTGGGACCCGCATCTGCGCGGCGCCACCCCGGTGCCGGGCGTGCGCCTGGCCACGCCCTCCGCGCAGGAGGCCCGCGCCCTCGCCCGCCGGCTCGGCGCGGACACCGAACCCGGTGACGAGGCCGGCCTGCGCACGGCGGCCCGGGACGCCCGTACCCTGATCGGCGCCTGGCAGGCCCGGGCCGTGGCGATCACCCTCGGCGAGCGCGGCGCACTGCTCTCCCACGGCGAGACCCCGCTGCTGGTACCGACCCCGGCCGCCGCGGCCGGCGACCCCTGCGGCGCCGGGGACCGGTTCGCCGCGGCCGCCGCCGGACTGCTCTTCGACGGGGCCCTCACCGAGGCCGCCGTCCAGGGAGCCGTCCACGCCGCCACCCGCTACGTCGCCGAGGGCGGCGCCCACGCGCTCGCCACCGAGGACGCCCCGCCGACGGAGCCGCCACCCGACGGGGAGGCGACGGCCGACGCCGTGCGCACGGCGGCCCGGGTGCGGTCCGCCGGAGGCACGGTCGTCGCCGGCGGCTGCTTCGACCTGCTGCACGCCGGACACGTCGCCCTGCTCCAGGCCGCGCGCCGCGCCGGCGACTGCCTGATCGTCTGCGTCAACTCCGACGACTCGGTGCGCCGCCGCAAGGGCGCGAGCCGCCCCCTGGTGCCGGCTGCCGACCGGGTCCGGGTGCTGCGCGCCCTGGAGTGCGTCGACGCGGTCGCCGTCTTCGACGAGGACACCCCCGAACGCATCCTCGGCGAACTGCGCCCGCACATCTGGGCCAAGGGCGGCGACTACGCCCGCACCCGGCTGCCCAAACAGGCGCTCGTGGAGAGCTGGGGCGGACAGGTCCTGCTGCTCCCGTACCTGGAAGGCCGCTCCACCACCACGCTCGCCGACCGCGCCGCCCTGGCTCCCGCACCCACCGGAGGTCCCCCTCGGTGA